The DNA sequence GGCAAAAATAAGATCTCCAAGAATTGTATTACATCCAAGATTTATAAAAGCTTCGGCCATTTTGTATCTATCTATGGCACAAACTAAAAGTACTTTTTTATTTGAAAAGTTAATTATTTTCTGCCCATTGAGAAATTCAATCACACTTTTTTCTAAAGTATTTTTTAACCCGGATCCATCTACTATCGGTGTTTTTGAAGCTGCCTTTACAATTGGAATTGCCTCTTTAATCATAAATTTTCTGTCTGCTCCGGTAAGATATAAGTCTATACCACCTAATCCAAAAGCATCCACTTTCCCATCTAATTCTTTTATCAATTCAATTGCTTTATTAATGTTTCCGTCTGTTCCAATACGTTCTATGGTATATTTTTCACCTAGTATTTCTGTCTCTACACGATGATTCCTTAAGGAAGAGCCAATACTTACACTTACAATAGTTTTCAAGTAAAAACCTCCTTTGTATAGTGTATTTATTATTTTCTCCAACACCTCATTTCTCTATACAAAAATAATGAGGACTAGGTAATATCTCTACTCCCCCACTCCCCACTATTCACCACTCATTATAAATTTATATTTCCATTATAACAGGAAGAATCATTGGTTTTCTTTTTGTTTTTTCGTATAAATATTCATTCAAGCTGCTTTTTAGATTAGACTTTATGGTGGACCAGTCTGTAATCTTCTTTTCCTCACACTTTCCAAGTACTGTTTTTGCAACTCCCCGTACTTGCTCCATTAGGTCCTCTGATTCTCTTACATAAACAAATCCTCTGGAAATAATATCCGGACCTGCTATTACTAATCCATTTTCACCTGAAATTGTTACAACTACAACAATCAGACCGTCTTGAGCCAAATGCTTTCTATCGCGAAGTACGATATTACCAACATCTCCCACACCCAATCCATCTACCAGCACCTTTCCGGCGGTAACACTTCCTGCAATTCTGGCAGAATCCTCGGTTAATTCTAAGACTTTACCAATATCCATAATAAATATATTCTGACTTTTCATTCCCAATCTTTCTGCTAAATTAGCATGTTGCTTTAAATGCCTATATTCACCGTGAACAGGAATAAAAAACCTTGGTTTTATCAAGCTATGAATGAGTTTTAACTCCTCCTGGCATGCATGTCCTGAAACATGTACATCTGCCAGGGATTCATATATAACATCTGCACCTTTCTTAAACAATTCATTAATTACTTTTGAAACAAGCTTTTCATTTCCGGGAATAGGACTGGCCGATATAATTACCAGGTCTCCCGGAACAATCTCGACTTTTTTATGGTCAGAAAAAGCCATCCTAGATAACGCAGACATAGGCTCTCCTTGACTTCCCGTTGTCACAATTACAATTTGATTGTTTCTATACCGATTAATCTCATCGATATCTATAAGTACACCTTCAGGTACAGTCATATACCCCAACTCTATAGCAACATTTACTACATTCTGCATGCTTCTTCCACTGACTGCAACTTTTCTACCATAACGTACAGCGGCATTAATAACCTGCTGAACCCTGTGAACATTGGATGCAAATGTTGCAACCAGTATCCTCTGGTCACAGTATTTGAATATCTCCTCAAAAGTTTCACCTACTGTTCTTTCTGACATGGTGTATCCCGGCCGTTCAACATTGGTGCTGTCAGCCATTAATGCAAGCACACCCATTTTCCCCAACTGTCCAAAGCGGGCAAGGTCTATCATTTCTCCTTCGATAGGAGTATAATCCACCTTAAAATCTCCGGTGTGAACGATAATCCCCACCGGAGTATGTAACGCAATTGCAACAGCATCCGCAATAC is a window from the Petroclostridium xylanilyticum genome containing:
- a CDS encoding ribonuclease J, giving the protein MSKKSKLKIIPLGGLNEIGKNITVFEYGNDIVILDCGLAFPEDEMLGIDLVIPDVSYLLKNKEKVRAIVLTHGHEDHIGALPYILRDLNVPVYGTKLTLGLVEYKLKEHGLLSNVKLVTIKPGDEITLGAFKIEFIRSTHSIADAVAIALHTPVGIIVHTGDFKVDYTPIEGEMIDLARFGQLGKMGVLALMADSTNVERPGYTMSERTVGETFEEIFKYCDQRILVATFASNVHRVQQVINAAVRYGRKVAVSGRSMQNVVNVAIELGYMTVPEGVLIDIDEINRYRNNQIVIVTTGSQGEPMSALSRMAFSDHKKVEIVPGDLVIISASPIPGNEKLVSKVINELFKKGADVIYESLADVHVSGHACQEELKLIHSLIKPRFFIPVHGEYRHLKQHANLAERLGMKSQNIFIMDIGKVLELTEDSARIAGSVTAGKVLVDGLGVGDVGNIVLRDRKHLAQDGLIVVVVTISGENGLVIAGPDIISRGFVYVRESEDLMEQVRGVAKTVLGKCEEKKITDWSTIKSNLKSSLNEYLYEKTKRKPMILPVIMEI